One Nesterenkonia populi DNA window includes the following coding sequences:
- a CDS encoding ankyrin repeat domain-containing protein: protein MADEQQTPEPPVDLTEEQLEFLASMFDLARSGKGDELLALVDQGIPPNLTNSSGDTLLILAAYHDQADLVRGLLERGAETDRENDRGQTAVGCAVFRQNEEITRLLLDAGADPHQGRQNPYAVIEVFGIEKMKPLLDEYAAS from the coding sequence ATGGCAGACGAGCAGCAGACCCCCGAACCCCCGGTCGACCTCACCGAGGAGCAGCTGGAGTTCCTGGCATCGATGTTCGACCTCGCACGCTCGGGGAAGGGTGACGAGCTGCTCGCCCTCGTCGACCAAGGCATCCCGCCCAACCTCACCAACTCCTCCGGCGACACACTGCTCATCCTCGCCGCCTACCACGACCAGGCGGACCTCGTCCGGGGCCTCCTCGAACGGGGCGCCGAAACGGACCGGGAGAACGACCGCGGCCAGACCGCCGTCGGCTGCGCGGTCTTCCGCCAGAACGAGGAGATCACCCGCCTGCTGCTGGATGCCGGCGCAGACCCCCACCAGGGCCGGCAGAACCCCTACGCGGTCATTGAGGTCTTCGGCATCGAGAAGATGAAGCCGCTGCTCGACGAGTATGCCGCCTCCTGA